The following are encoded in a window of Bradyrhizobium guangdongense genomic DNA:
- a CDS encoding ABC transporter ATP-binding protein: MSTPLLQVNDLKKHFPVKTGLFGGKSEWVYAVDGVSLEIARGETLSLVGESGCGKSTVGRAILRLFDVTSGQVILDGQRIDDAPPSTMRQVRRRVQVVFQDPFSSLNPRMRVRDILAEPIRNFGLAKSAIELETRVTALMDTVRLPREALNRRPHEFSGGQRQRIGIARALAAEPELIVCDEAVSALDVSVKAQIVNLLQDLQREFGLALLFISHDLAIVEHMTHRVAVMYLGKIVEVAPRREIFAAPRHPYTKALLSAVPLPEPGAKRNPIILGGDVPSPINPPSGCRFHTRCPFVFDRCRSEEPELRSTEGRQWVACHLDALPSG, encoded by the coding sequence ATGAGCACCCCGCTGCTGCAGGTCAACGACCTCAAGAAGCATTTTCCGGTCAAGACCGGCTTGTTCGGCGGCAAGTCCGAATGGGTCTACGCCGTCGACGGCGTGTCGCTCGAGATCGCGCGTGGCGAGACGCTGTCATTGGTCGGCGAGTCCGGTTGCGGCAAGTCGACGGTCGGCCGCGCGATCCTGCGGCTGTTCGACGTGACGTCCGGCCAGGTGATCCTCGATGGCCAGCGTATCGACGATGCGCCTCCGAGCACGATGCGTCAGGTGCGTCGCCGCGTACAGGTGGTGTTCCAGGATCCGTTCTCGAGCCTCAATCCGCGCATGCGCGTGCGCGACATCCTGGCCGAGCCGATCCGCAATTTCGGCCTCGCCAAATCCGCCATCGAGCTCGAGACGCGGGTGACGGCGCTGATGGACACCGTGCGCCTGCCGCGCGAGGCGCTGAACCGCAGGCCACACGAATTCTCCGGCGGGCAGCGCCAGCGCATCGGCATCGCACGGGCGCTCGCGGCCGAGCCCGAGTTGATCGTCTGCGACGAGGCGGTCTCGGCGCTCGACGTCTCGGTCAAGGCGCAGATCGTGAACCTGTTACAGGATCTCCAGCGCGAGTTCGGCCTGGCATTGCTGTTCATCAGCCATGATCTCGCCATCGTCGAGCACATGACTCACCGTGTCGCGGTGATGTATCTCGGCAAGATCGTCGAGGTGGCGCCGCGCCGGGAGATCTTTGCCGCGCCAAGACATCCCTACACCAAGGCGCTGCTCTCGGCCGTCCCGCTGCCGGAGCCCGGAGCCAAGCGCAATCCCATCATTCTCGGGGGCGACGTGCCGAGCCCGATCAATCCGCCGAGCGGATGCCGTTTCCACACCCGCTGCCCGTTCGTCTTCGACCGCTGCCGATCGGAAGAGCCGGAGCTTCGCTCGACCGAGGGGCGGCAATGGGTGGCCTGCCATCTGGATGCGCTGCCGTCGGGATAG
- a CDS encoding ABC transporter permease has translation MTDTTVNPQALPAGLVLAPQLPEILRPVTIRRGFIGFLRGHPTVAIGGALLLALVLIAIFAPYLWTVDPTALAPAKRTRAPSAAFWFGTDVLGRDIYSRVLFGARVSLTVGLSVAILASAAGLAIGMVSGFIRWADGILMRFMDGLMSIPPILLAIALMALTRGSVGNVILAITVAEIPRVSRLVRSVVLSLREQPYVDAAVACGTRTPMIILRHILPNTIAPMLVQATYICASAMITEAILSFIGAGTPPTIPSWGNIMAEGRALWQVKPYIVFFPAAFLSVTVLAVNLLGDGLRDALDPRMAKRL, from the coding sequence TTGACCGACACGACCGTCAACCCGCAGGCGCTCCCCGCCGGCCTCGTGCTGGCGCCGCAGCTGCCGGAAATCCTCCGGCCCGTCACGATCCGGCGCGGCTTCATCGGTTTCTTGCGCGGCCATCCCACCGTTGCGATCGGCGGCGCGTTGCTGCTGGCGCTGGTCCTGATCGCGATCTTTGCGCCGTATCTCTGGACGGTCGACCCGACCGCGCTGGCGCCTGCCAAGCGTACAAGGGCGCCGTCGGCGGCGTTCTGGTTCGGCACCGACGTGCTCGGCCGCGACATCTACTCCCGCGTGCTGTTCGGCGCGCGGGTCTCGCTCACGGTCGGCCTCTCGGTTGCCATCCTCGCATCCGCCGCAGGTCTTGCCATCGGCATGGTCTCCGGCTTCATCCGCTGGGCCGACGGCATCTTGATGCGTTTCATGGATGGACTGATGTCGATCCCGCCGATCCTGCTCGCGATTGCGCTGATGGCGCTGACGCGCGGCAGCGTCGGCAATGTCATCCTTGCCATCACCGTCGCGGAAATCCCACGCGTCTCGCGCCTGGTCCGCAGCGTGGTGCTATCGCTGCGCGAGCAGCCCTATGTGGATGCGGCGGTCGCCTGCGGCACGCGCACGCCGATGATCATCCTGCGGCACATCCTGCCCAACACAATTGCGCCGATGCTGGTGCAGGCGACCTATATTTGTGCCAGCGCCATGATCACCGAGGCGATCCTGTCCTTCATCGGTGCCGGCACGCCGCCGACCATTCCGTCCTGGGGCAACATCATGGCCGAGGGCCGGGCGCTGTGGCAGGTCAAGCCCTATATCGTGTTCTTCCCGGCGGCATTCCTCTCCGTCACCGTCCTTGCCGTGAACCTGCTCGGCGACGGCCTTCGCGATGCGCTCGATCCGCGCATGGCAAAGCGCCTGTGA
- a CDS encoding RbsD/FucU family protein, with protein MLKGINPLLNADVLYALRAMGHGDRLVVCDTNFPADSIARQTAFGELLRIDNVGTTQAIEAILSVMPLDTFVEDAAIRMEIVGQPHEVPPVQREVQAAIDRAEGRSWPLVGVERHAFYERARTAYCVIATGERRFYGCFLFSKGVIAPDAE; from the coding sequence ATGCTCAAGGGCATCAACCCACTGCTCAACGCCGATGTGCTCTATGCCTTGCGTGCAATGGGACACGGAGATCGCCTCGTGGTCTGCGACACCAATTTCCCGGCCGACTCGATCGCGCGCCAGACCGCATTCGGCGAGCTCCTGCGCATCGACAATGTCGGCACGACCCAGGCGATCGAAGCCATTCTCTCGGTGATGCCGCTCGACACGTTCGTCGAGGATGCCGCGATCCGCATGGAGATCGTCGGCCAGCCTCATGAGGTGCCGCCGGTGCAGCGCGAGGTGCAGGCCGCGATCGACCGCGCCGAGGGGCGCTCCTGGCCGCTTGTCGGAGTGGAGCGCCATGCTTTCTATGAAAGGGCCAGGACGGCCTATTGCGTGATCGCCACCGGGGAGCGCCGCTTCTATGGCTGCTTCCTGTTCTCCAAGGGCGTGATCGCGCCTGACGCAGAGTAG
- a CDS encoding SDR family NAD(P)-dependent oxidoreductase: MPANQLAVVTGASTGIGLELARCCAQAGYNLVIAADEPAIERVAVDLRRLGVNVEPVEADLATIDGVDKLCARVGDRPIDALLANAGVGLGKAFLDQDFQRVRRIIDTNITGTLYLIHRAGNEMLRRNSGRILITGSIAGFTPGSFQAVYNASKAFLDSFSFALREELRDSGVTVTCLMPGATETEFFRRAEMMDTKVGTEKKDGAYDVAKAGFDAMLRGDADIVTGLKNKIQTTVANVTPNEILAKQHRKMAEPGTANS; this comes from the coding sequence ATGCCCGCCAATCAACTCGCCGTCGTCACCGGCGCCTCCACCGGGATCGGCCTGGAACTCGCAAGATGCTGCGCCCAGGCCGGATACAACCTTGTCATCGCGGCGGACGAGCCCGCGATCGAGCGGGTTGCCGTCGATCTGCGCAGGCTCGGCGTCAACGTCGAACCGGTCGAGGCCGATCTTGCCACGATCGATGGTGTCGACAAGCTCTGCGCCAGGGTCGGGGACCGGCCGATCGATGCCTTGCTGGCCAACGCCGGCGTCGGCCTCGGCAAGGCGTTTCTCGATCAGGACTTCCAGCGCGTCAGGCGCATCATCGACACCAACATCACCGGCACGCTCTACCTGATCCACCGCGCCGGCAACGAGATGCTTCGCCGCAATTCCGGGCGCATCCTGATCACGGGCTCGATCGCGGGCTTCACACCGGGCAGCTTTCAGGCGGTCTACAACGCCAGCAAGGCGTTCCTGGATTCGTTCTCCTTCGCGCTCCGCGAGGAACTGCGCGACAGCGGCGTTACCGTGACCTGCCTGATGCCCGGTGCCACCGAGACCGAGTTCTTCCGTCGCGCCGAGATGATGGATACCAAGGTCGGTACCGAGAAGAAGGACGGCGCGTACGACGTCGCCAAAGCCGGTTTCGATGCCATGCTGCGCGGGGACGCTGATATCGTCACCGGCCTCAAGAACAAGATCCAGACCACGGTCGCCAACGTCACGCCGAACGAGATTCTGGCCAAGCAGCACCGCAAGATGGCGGAGCCTGGCACTGCAAACTCATAG
- a CDS encoding DUF1289 domain-containing protein, which translates to MSKETPCVAVCMIDPKTRLCFGCGRTLPEIARWHAMESAERLSVMAQLAARMADAGLQPIAGTPKRL; encoded by the coding sequence ATGAGCAAAGAAACGCCATGCGTCGCCGTCTGCATGATCGACCCCAAAACCAGGCTGTGCTTCGGCTGCGGCCGCACTTTGCCGGAGATCGCGCGCTGGCACGCCATGGAGAGCGCGGAACGGCTCTCCGTCATGGCGCAGCTCGCTGCGCGCATGGCGGACGCGGGCTTGCAGCCCATCGCTGGAACTCCGAAACGCCTCTGA
- a CDS encoding DUF305 domain-containing protein, giving the protein MAAAELGLISSTFSTIVSQLFAARIGRDAAVDWMTVAAIPTRDWAISAEPTWNAILVGIAFHQWADFSWALVFFGVLGRWTADLRPLTILLLALPWAVFSSGMEWFVLVPLLPFWQPLFTLQQPYWIGLLVHASSAVMYPMFARLRWARGHAPGRDVRFTNMWMRAALSTIAVLGTIALFGSHGYELPWTGDDRDADQAYIRHMSTHHAQGIELARLAAERAQDPHLRKLAQLMLASQLGEIRIFENWWLSWFDTEMPDCSTEERAAMPGFLTQAEMLQVKTAPSEQFDTAFVEAMSKHHRGAVKMADQMWHGNGDLRLRIMAHAIRHEQQGEIALMHGTTGVAAVTIAFRNMLRDNVN; this is encoded by the coding sequence ATCGCCGCGGCCGAGCTTGGCCTGATCAGCAGCACCTTTTCGACCATCGTCAGCCAGCTGTTCGCAGCCCGCATCGGCCGCGATGCCGCGGTCGACTGGATGACGGTCGCCGCCATTCCAACGCGCGATTGGGCCATCAGCGCAGAACCGACGTGGAACGCGATCCTTGTCGGCATCGCCTTCCACCAATGGGCGGATTTTTCCTGGGCGCTGGTCTTCTTCGGCGTGCTCGGCCGCTGGACCGCCGACTTGCGTCCCCTGACGATCCTGCTGCTCGCGCTGCCCTGGGCCGTCTTCTCGTCAGGCATGGAATGGTTCGTGCTGGTGCCATTGCTTCCGTTCTGGCAGCCGCTTTTCACGCTGCAACAACCTTACTGGATCGGCCTGCTCGTCCACGCCTCCTCGGCCGTGATGTATCCGATGTTCGCCCGGCTGCGCTGGGCGCGCGGCCATGCCCCGGGGCGTGACGTACGTTTCACCAACATGTGGATGAGGGCCGCGCTGTCCACGATTGCCGTGCTTGGCACGATCGCGCTGTTCGGCAGCCATGGCTACGAGCTGCCGTGGACCGGCGACGACAGGGATGCAGACCAGGCTTATATCCGCCACATGTCGACGCATCACGCCCAGGGCATCGAGCTCGCGCGGCTCGCCGCGGAGCGCGCGCAGGATCCGCACCTGCGAAAGCTCGCTCAGCTGATGCTCGCGAGCCAGCTCGGCGAAATCCGTATCTTCGAGAACTGGTGGCTGAGCTGGTTCGACACCGAGATGCCCGATTGCAGCACGGAGGAACGAGCGGCCATGCCGGGATTCCTGACGCAAGCCGAGATGCTCCAGGTCAAGACCGCTCCATCGGAGCAGTTCGACACGGCCTTCGTGGAGGCGATGAGCAAGCACCACAGAGGCGCGGTCAAGATGGCCGATCAGATGTGGCACGGAAACGGCGATCTGCGCCTGCGCATCATGGCTCACGCCATCCGTCACGAGCAGCAGGGCGAGATCGCACTGATGCACGGCACGACCGGAGTCGCCGCCGTCACAATTGCTTTCCGCAACATGCTGCGGGACAACGTCAATTGA
- a CDS encoding CsbD family protein codes for MSKTKDLAQRIVGRTRQAVGEIIGDQTLHDDGKAQAQHGRDEREKPSELNPLKKLKQLT; via the coding sequence ATGAGCAAGACGAAGGACCTCGCGCAACGCATCGTCGGCAGGACCAGGCAGGCTGTCGGCGAGATCATCGGCGACCAGACTCTGCACGACGATGGCAAGGCCCAAGCACAGCATGGCCGCGACGAACGGGAGAAGCCGAGCGAGCTCAATCCGTTGAAGAAGCTCAAACAGCTCACGTGA
- a CDS encoding TIGR02281 family clan AA aspartic protease, whose amino-acid sequence MMRFLLVLLMLAGTAGAVVAYGDPDQIARASHKVSHMLRGPAASPAPAPAVQIQRGQGGEFALRAKINGVTAPMVIDTGATSVVLTWETAKAIGLPLEMLEYDVDLETAGGHTKAARLTLDRLAVGHLVEKSVPALVVQRGQMKTNLLGMSFLDRLESWGVRSDTLMLTGYPELQSSHRRSRTAVD is encoded by the coding sequence ATGATGCGCTTCCTGCTCGTTCTCCTCATGCTCGCCGGCACGGCCGGCGCCGTGGTCGCCTATGGCGATCCCGACCAGATCGCGCGTGCCAGCCACAAGGTCTCGCACATGCTGCGTGGACCGGCTGCATCGCCTGCGCCGGCTCCCGCCGTGCAGATCCAGCGCGGCCAGGGTGGTGAGTTCGCGCTACGCGCCAAGATCAACGGCGTCACGGCGCCCATGGTGATCGACACCGGCGCCACCTCCGTCGTGCTGACGTGGGAAACCGCGAAGGCGATCGGGCTGCCGCTCGAGATGCTGGAATACGACGTCGACCTCGAAACCGCCGGCGGCCATACCAAGGCGGCGCGGCTCACACTCGATCGCCTCGCGGTCGGCCATCTCGTCGAGAAGTCGGTGCCGGCGCTCGTCGTCCAGCGTGGGCAGATGAAGACCAATCTGCTCGGCATGAGCTTCCTCGATCGCCTGGAGAGCTGGGGCGTCCGCTCGGACACCCTGATGCTCACCGGTTATCCCGAGCTCCAGAGCAGCCACCGCCGCTCGCGCACGGCGGTCGATTGA
- a CDS encoding sensor histidine kinase gives MSNPAEKPEVVQLPAEPVSAPSPSSRRAAAQRVREARDRLTSTSGTRPAFDAELLRQYAQTRLSASYVVMLLVVATGMLFGLWMQPIPAALWTTGMLCIHVAMTRSCRRFLAEPASPTATRSWRTRFVVLDLLYGLCWMAILIHPVLDMVTETLMMFLMLLVIAVSSMLAANLPIAALAATAPVAVAMALSFAMTGSLDNYILAALALAAEGYFVLLAHRLHSSTFATLEARAEKDALIGELEQAKAISDEARHRAESANVAKSRFLAQMSHELRTPLNAILGFSEVMKSEIFGAHAVPVYKEYSADIHNSGVHLLNLINEILDLSRIEAGRYELNEEAVSLVGIVADCHHLMKLRASSRGITIHEVFEQSMPRLWADERAIRQVVLNLLSNAIKFTPQGGEIWLKAGWTASGGQYLSVKDTGSGIPEDEIPVVLASFGQGSNSIKSAEQGAGLGLPIAKNLIDLHGGTFTLKSKLRIGTEVIVTFPPERVMSALAPLSEDSPPLQPDSSMVPDEKRRPRHKPIMSAGTGS, from the coding sequence ATGAGTAACCCCGCTGAAAAGCCTGAGGTAGTGCAGCTTCCGGCCGAGCCGGTCAGCGCTCCATCACCGAGCAGCCGACGGGCTGCCGCGCAGCGGGTGCGCGAGGCACGCGATAGGTTAACGTCGACCAGCGGAACCCGGCCGGCCTTCGACGCCGAGCTGCTGCGCCAATATGCCCAGACGCGGCTCTCCGCTTCCTATGTCGTGATGCTGCTGGTGGTCGCCACCGGTATGTTGTTCGGGTTGTGGATGCAGCCGATCCCGGCCGCGCTCTGGACCACCGGCATGCTCTGCATCCATGTCGCCATGACACGCAGCTGCCGCCGCTTCCTAGCCGAACCTGCTTCGCCCACCGCGACGCGCAGCTGGCGGACACGCTTCGTCGTGCTCGACCTGCTCTACGGGTTGTGCTGGATGGCGATTCTGATTCATCCCGTGCTCGATATGGTCACGGAAACGCTGATGATGTTCCTGATGCTGCTGGTGATCGCGGTGTCGAGCATGCTCGCGGCCAACCTGCCGATCGCAGCCCTCGCCGCGACGGCGCCCGTCGCTGTCGCGATGGCGCTGAGCTTTGCGATGACCGGTTCGCTCGACAATTACATCCTGGCAGCGCTCGCGCTCGCGGCCGAAGGCTATTTCGTGCTGCTGGCACATCGCCTGCATTCTTCGACCTTCGCGACGCTGGAGGCGCGCGCGGAGAAGGATGCGCTGATCGGCGAACTCGAACAGGCCAAGGCGATCTCCGACGAGGCGCGTCACCGCGCCGAATCCGCCAACGTGGCTAAATCGCGCTTCCTGGCCCAGATGAGCCATGAGCTGCGCACGCCGCTCAACGCCATCCTCGGCTTCTCGGAGGTGATGAAGAGCGAGATTTTCGGCGCGCATGCGGTGCCGGTCTACAAGGAATACTCGGCAGACATCCATAATTCGGGGGTGCACCTGCTCAACCTCATCAACGAGATCCTCGATCTGTCGCGGATCGAGGCCGGCCGCTACGAATTGAATGAGGAGGCGGTCTCGCTGGTCGGCATCGTCGCCGATTGCCATCATCTAATGAAGCTGCGCGCTTCGAGCCGCGGCATCACCATCCACGAAGTGTTCGAGCAATCGATGCCGCGGCTCTGGGCCGACGAGCGCGCGATCCGCCAGGTCGTGCTCAACCTGCTCTCCAACGCGATCAAGTTCACCCCGCAAGGCGGCGAGATCTGGCTCAAGGCCGGTTGGACCGCCTCGGGCGGACAGTACCTCTCGGTGAAGGATACCGGCTCAGGCATCCCCGAGGACGAGATCCCGGTCGTGCTCGCCTCCTTCGGGCAGGGCTCGAACTCGATCAAATCTGCTGAACAGGGGGCTGGCCTCGGCCTGCCCATCGCCAAGAACCTGATCGACCTGCATGGCGGCACGTTCACGCTGAAATCGAAGCTGCGCATCGGCACCGAGGTGATCGTCACCTTCCCGCCCGAGCGTGTGATGAGCGCGTTGGCGCCGCTGTCGGAGGATTCGCCGCCGCTGCAGCCGGATAGTTCCATGGTACCCGACGAGAAGCGCAGGCCGCGCCATAAGCCGATCATGAGCGCGGGTACCGGCTCTTAA
- a CDS encoding zinc-dependent alcohol dehydrogenase yields the protein MKALVWHGKEDIRCDTVTDPEIQDPRDAIIKVTSCAICGSDLHLFHNFIPGMMPGDIMGHETMGEVVEVGSGVDGKLKKGDRIVVPFTIICGECDQCKRGNFSVCETTNRKRHLADKVFGHTTAGLFGYTHLTGGYPGGQAEYLRVPFADATHIKVPAGIPDEQLLFLSDIFPTGWQAAVQCDIEPTDTVAIWGCGPVGQMAIRSAILLGANQVIAIDCLPERLSMAEAGGATTINFETESVVERLNELTDGKGPEKCIDCAGMEAHVMASQPDTLLDRAKQMVMLESDRPHVLREMIYVCRPGGIISVAGVYSGFSDKIPMGAFMNKGLTMRTGQTHVNRWTDDLLRRIEEGEIDPSFVITHTVPLEQGPEMYQVFRDKRESCVKVVLRP from the coding sequence ATGAAGGCGCTGGTTTGGCACGGCAAGGAGGACATCAGGTGCGATACCGTCACCGACCCGGAGATCCAGGACCCGCGCGATGCCATCATCAAGGTCACGAGCTGCGCCATCTGCGGCTCCGACCTGCACCTGTTTCATAATTTCATCCCAGGCATGATGCCCGGCGACATCATGGGCCACGAGACCATGGGCGAAGTGGTCGAGGTCGGCTCCGGCGTCGACGGCAAGCTGAAGAAGGGCGACCGCATCGTCGTGCCCTTTACGATCATCTGCGGCGAATGCGACCAGTGCAAGCGCGGCAATTTCTCGGTCTGCGAGACCACCAACCGCAAACGCCACCTCGCCGACAAGGTGTTCGGACATACGACCGCGGGTCTGTTCGGCTATACCCACCTCACCGGCGGCTATCCCGGCGGCCAGGCCGAATATCTCCGCGTGCCCTTTGCCGACGCCACGCACATCAAGGTTCCCGCCGGCATCCCCGACGAGCAATTGCTGTTCCTCAGCGACATCTTCCCGACCGGCTGGCAGGCGGCCGTGCAATGCGACATCGAGCCGACCGACACGGTCGCGATCTGGGGCTGCGGTCCCGTCGGACAAATGGCAATCCGCAGCGCCATCCTGCTCGGCGCCAACCAGGTGATCGCGATCGACTGCCTGCCCGAGCGGCTCAGCATGGCGGAAGCCGGCGGCGCCACCACGATCAATTTCGAGACCGAGAGCGTGGTGGAGCGGCTGAACGAACTCACCGACGGCAAGGGCCCGGAGAAGTGCATCGATTGCGCCGGCATGGAAGCGCATGTGATGGCCTCGCAGCCGGACACACTGCTCGACCGCGCCAAGCAGATGGTGATGCTGGAAAGCGACCGGCCGCACGTACTGCGCGAGATGATCTATGTCTGCCGGCCCGGCGGCATCATCTCGGTTGCCGGTGTCTATAGCGGCTTCTCCGACAAGATCCCGATGGGCGCCTTCATGAACAAGGGCCTGACCATGCGGACCGGCCAGACCCACGTCAACCGCTGGACCGACGACCTGCTCCGCCGCATCGAGGAAGGCGAGATCGATCCGTCCTTCGTCATCACCCATACCGTCCCTCTCGAGCAGGGACCGGAGATGTATCAGGTGTTTCGCGACAAGCGCGAATCCTGCGTCAAAGTCGTGCTGAGGCCCTGA
- a CDS encoding ABC transporter ATP-binding protein, whose translation MALLEVENLQTHFRTPSGVNRAVDGVSFHVNEGETLAIVGESGCGKSVTSMSLMRLIPEPPGRIAGAIRFAGRDLLQLSDREMREIRGNDISMIFQEPMTSLNPVLTVGRQIRETLMLHQGLDKQAAEARAIEMLTLVGIPEPKRRVREYPHQLSGGMRQRVMIAMALACNPKLLIADEPTTALDVTIQAQILKLMLDLKRRVGAAIILITHDLGVVAEIAERVMVMYAGRKVEEAPVAELFRSPRHPYTQGLLGAVPKLGSSLSGTATRLAEIPGQVPDLRKPIAGCVFAGRCAIATDLCRQYAPGLEEKGPRHIAACHYAAKGAVAA comes from the coding sequence ATGGCGTTGCTCGAAGTCGAAAATCTCCAGACCCACTTCCGCACGCCGAGCGGTGTCAATCGCGCGGTGGACGGGGTGTCCTTCCATGTCAACGAGGGCGAGACGCTCGCCATTGTCGGCGAATCCGGCTGCGGCAAATCGGTGACGTCGATGTCGCTGATGCGGCTGATCCCGGAGCCGCCAGGCCGAATCGCCGGCGCCATTCGCTTCGCCGGCAGGGACCTCCTGCAGCTGTCCGACCGCGAGATGCGCGAGATCCGCGGCAACGACATCTCGATGATCTTTCAGGAGCCGATGACGAGCCTCAACCCGGTCCTGACCGTCGGCCGGCAGATCCGCGAGACGCTGATGTTGCATCAGGGCCTCGACAAGCAGGCCGCCGAGGCACGCGCCATCGAGATGCTGACATTGGTTGGCATTCCCGAGCCGAAGCGGCGCGTGCGAGAATATCCGCACCAGCTCTCCGGCGGCATGCGCCAGCGCGTCATGATCGCGATGGCGCTCGCCTGCAATCCAAAGCTCCTGATCGCGGACGAGCCGACCACCGCGCTCGACGTCACCATCCAGGCGCAGATCCTGAAGCTGATGCTCGACCTCAAGCGCCGCGTCGGGGCGGCGATCATCCTGATCACGCACGATCTCGGCGTGGTCGCCGAGATCGCCGAGCGCGTCATGGTGATGTATGCCGGCCGCAAGGTCGAGGAGGCGCCGGTGGCCGAGCTGTTCCGCTCGCCGCGTCACCCCTATACGCAAGGGCTGCTCGGTGCGGTGCCGAAGCTGGGCTCATCGCTGTCAGGCACCGCGACACGGCTCGCCGAAATTCCAGGGCAGGTGCCCGATTTGCGCAAGCCGATCGCCGGTTGCGTGTTCGCGGGCCGTTGCGCCATCGCGACTGATCTCTGCCGGCAATATGCCCCCGGTCTCGAAGAAAAGGGACCGCGCCACATCGCCGCCTGCCACTACGCCGCCAAGGGAGCCGTCGCGGCATGA
- a CDS encoding alpha-amylase family glycosyl hydrolase has product MSIESRDEAAWWESAVIYEIALISFQDSNGDGKGDLAGLVSRIDYLRWLGVDAVWLTPIYKSPFRDLGYDISDYCAIDPAFGNLEDFDRLVKALHAEGIRLILDLVPNHTANDHEWFVESSSSRNSAKADWYIWADAAENGGPPNNWLSRFGGSGWEWCEARRQYYYHSFLTEQPDLNWRNPQVRGAIADVMRFWLDRGVDGFRVDASAVLIKDELLRDNPPNPEAEGKPPPQRQTPVFTDDRPETMICIEFMREVIDHYPGRLLCGEVQGKTDRIGHFYGNDRPRLHLPLNFALLDSRWDVLSLQATIDAYFNAIPEHAWPVWVVGGHDKQRIASKIGEPQMRAMAMLLMTLRGTPFLYMGDEIGRKRVPIPADRVRDPFEKLVPGYDLCRDPERAPMRWDDSAQGGFTTGEPWLPLERADEAVNIAAQQRDKRSLLALFRALMALRREHACLRQGDYKALRSCNDVLAFRRTDGRNEILVALNIAAEPRKWHWQGRGHLLMSTHLDRSPEPLPDASLLLRGNEGVIIAVEAR; this is encoded by the coding sequence ATGAGCATCGAGTCCCGTGACGAGGCAGCGTGGTGGGAATCCGCCGTCATTTACGAGATCGCGCTGATCTCCTTCCAGGACTCCAACGGCGATGGCAAGGGTGATCTTGCCGGCCTTGTATCGCGCATCGACTACCTCAGATGGCTCGGCGTCGACGCCGTTTGGTTGACGCCGATCTACAAGAGCCCGTTCCGCGACCTCGGCTATGACATCTCCGACTATTGCGCGATCGACCCCGCATTCGGCAATCTTGAAGATTTCGATCGCCTCGTCAAAGCCCTGCACGCCGAAGGCATCCGGCTGATTCTCGACCTCGTTCCCAATCACACGGCCAATGACCATGAATGGTTCGTCGAGAGCTCCAGTTCGCGCAACAGCGCGAAAGCCGATTGGTACATCTGGGCCGATGCAGCCGAGAACGGCGGGCCCCCGAACAACTGGCTGAGCCGCTTCGGCGGCAGCGGCTGGGAATGGTGCGAAGCGCGCCGGCAATACTACTATCATTCTTTCCTGACCGAGCAGCCCGACCTCAACTGGCGCAACCCGCAGGTGCGCGGCGCCATCGCAGACGTCATGCGCTTCTGGCTCGATCGCGGCGTCGACGGCTTTCGCGTCGATGCCAGCGCGGTCCTGATCAAGGACGAGCTGTTGCGCGACAACCCGCCAAATCCAGAAGCGGAAGGCAAGCCGCCGCCGCAACGTCAGACGCCCGTCTTCACCGACGACCGGCCCGAGACGATGATCTGCATCGAGTTTATGCGAGAGGTGATCGACCACTATCCGGGGCGGCTGCTCTGCGGCGAAGTCCAGGGCAAGACCGACCGTATCGGGCACTTCTACGGCAACGACCGGCCGCGCCTGCATTTGCCGCTCAACTTCGCCCTGCTCGACTCGCGATGGGACGTCCTGTCGCTGCAAGCGACGATCGATGCCTACTTCAACGCCATTCCGGAGCATGCATGGCCCGTATGGGTCGTCGGCGGCCACGACAAGCAGCGGATCGCGAGCAAGATCGGCGAGCCACAGATGCGCGCGATGGCGATGCTGCTGATGACGCTGCGCGGAACACCGTTCCTCTATATGGGCGACGAGATCGGCCGCAAGCGCGTTCCCATTCCCGCCGACCGCGTCCGCGATCCCTTCGAAAAGCTCGTGCCGGGATACGATCTGTGCCGAGATCCCGAACGCGCGCCGATGCGGTGGGATGACAGTGCCCAGGGCGGCTTTACGACAGGCGAGCCCTGGCTGCCGCTGGAGCGCGCCGATGAAGCGGTCAATATCGCGGCACAGCAGCGCGACAAGCGTTCGCTGCTGGCGCTGTTCCGCGCGCTGATGGCGCTGCGGCGGGAGCATGCGTGCCTGCGTCAGGGCGACTACAAAGCGCTGCGATCTTGCAACGACGTTCTTGCATTCAGGCGCACCGACGGACGGAACGAAATTCTGGTCGCACTCAACATCGCAGCGGAGCCGCGCAAGTGGCACTGGCAGGGCCGCGGCCATCTGCTGATGTCAACGCATCTCGACCGCTCACCCGAACCGCTGCCGGATGCCTCTCTCCTGCTCCGCGGCAATGAAGGCGTGATCATCGCGGTGGAGGCTCGGTGA